In Paenibacillus protaetiae, the genomic stretch GAGGAATATGACCGCTGCGCGCAAGAGATTGAAGCGGCTTTGCTGAAGCTGCTGGACCGGCTGGAAAAGTAGCGCATAGGGATATTTTGTTATGCTGTTTAGGCGGCAATGGATTGATTTTCAACGGAAGTTCAGCTATGATGGAAGTGCATAAACGGATATCCGATGTGACTGGCGACGGAAGTGGGTAACCACGGTGGAGCATCGGAACATACGGCCGGTCGCCTGGGCAAAGAGCAGCACGCTGAGTTAGCGTGTCTTGCTCTTTTTTCGTCTTTTGGGCCAGAATTAGGTATACTAAAGCTGTTTGATTTTGACTGATGCAGCATGCAGTAGTACCTGGTGTGCGGTCTCGGCGGAGAAGATCCGTAACCTTCACTTGCTGCATAAAACTTCGGACGTCACAGCATGCCGTAAAGGCAGACATAAGGAGTGGAGCGAAGTGGCTACAAGTTTGATATCCCATCAGGTGGAAACGATTGTCCGCGAACTGGCTGAGGCCGGCGGCCTGAAGGCCGGACAGCTGCTGGTTATCGGCACGAGCACAAGCGAAGTAAACGGCGGACGCATCGGCACCTCCGGTTCGGGGGATGTGGCGCAGCAAATCTTTGACGGCGTTGAAGCGGCGCGGCAACGGATTGGCTTTTATCCGGTATATCAATGCTGCGAGCATTTGAACCGGGCATTGGTGCTGGAGCGGGAAGCGGCCGAACGTTACGGGCTGGAGCTGGTTTCTGCCGTTCCGGTGCCGAAAGCGGGCGGATCAATGGCTTCGTACGCTTACAGGCATTTGCCGAATGCTTGCCTGGCGGAGACGGTTCAAGCTCATGCCGGAATCGATATTGGAGACACGTTTATCGGGATGCACTTGAAAAGAGTAGCGGTTCCCGTAAGGCCTTCGATATTGGAAATCGGCAAAGCGCATGTCACGATGGCCTACACAAGGCCAAAGCTGATCGGCGGCGAGCGGGCTGTTTATAAGCTGGAAGAGCTTTCTCAAAATCCGGATCAGCCCGGCGCATGTGACTAACGCGGACTTTTCTATGGAGATGAATGCAGCAGCGAGCAGAATACGCGGATTGCTGCAGGAACAATATGCATGAAACCGGGCAAATGTCGTCCAACTACACCAACCTTTAGGAGGATTATTCAAATGGAAAACCTGAGAAACCAAGATCCGGAAGTTTTGAAAGCAATGGGGCTTGAATTGCAGCGCCAGCGCGACAACATCGAATTAATCGCATCCGAGAACATTGTCAGCGAAGCGGTTATGGAAGCGATGGGTTCCGTGCTTACGAACAAATACGCGGAAGGCTATCCAGGCAAACGCTACTACGGCGGCTGCGAGCATGTAGACATCGTGGAGAACATTGCGCGCGACCGTGCGAAAGATATTTTCGGCGCCGAGCATGCGAACGTTCAGCCTCACTCCGGCGCACAAGCCAACCTTGCGGTATACCTGGCAGCGCTGAAACCTGGCGACACGGTGCTGGGCATGAACCTGGCGCATGGCGGCCACTTGACGCACGGCAGCCCGGTTAACGCATCCGGCCTTCTTTACAACTTCGTAGCTTACGGCGTTAACGAAAACACGTTCACGATCGACTACGAAGAAGTGCGCAAAGCGGCGTTTAAACACCGCCCTCGCCTGATCGTTGCCGGCGCAAGCGCATATCCGCGCATCATTGATTTTGAAAAACTCGGCCAAATCGCTCAAGACGTAGGCGCATTGTTCATGGTCGACATGGCGCATATCGCCGGTCTGGTTGCTGCAGGCCTGCATCCGAGCCCAGTGCCGCATGCACATTTTGTTACGACAACGACGCACAAAACGCTCCGCGGTCCTCGCGGCGGCATGATCCTCTGCCGTCAGCCTTGGGCGCAAGCGATTGATAAAGCAGTATTCCCTGGCACGCAAGGCGGACCGCTGATGCATGTCATCGCGTCGAAAGCCGTTGCGTTCGGCGAAGTGCTTCAGCCTTCGTTCAAAACTTACGCGCAAAACGTGATCAACAACGCAAAAGCGCTGGCGGACGGCCTTACGGAGCAAGGCATTAACCTCGTATCCGGCGGTACGGACAATCATCTGATGCTGGTTGATCTGCGCAACCTGAACATTACGGGTAAAGATGCTGAGCATGTACTGGATTCGGTTCAAATTACAGTGAACAAAAACGCGATTCCGTTTGATACGACAAGCCCGTTCATTACAAGCGGTATCCGCATCGGCACGCCGGCTGCAACATCCCGCGGCATGGATGAAAAAGCAATGAAAACAATCGCTGAAATTATCGCCATGACATTGAAAAATCCAAAGGATGAAGCAGTGCTTGCCAAAGCGCGCGGCATGGTTAGCGATTTGACGGCACAATATCCGCTGTATCCGAAATTGAACTACTAATTTATAGCGGCTTCCGCCAAAGGGTGTCCCGCAGGTTATCTTCCGATAACTTGCGGGACACCCTTTTTGCATTCGCTTGTTTTTGTTTAATCGAGAGGAGTATAACGGGGTCTGGCAGGTAGCATAATAAGCTTGCTTCCGGCATGTTTGGTATCCGTTCTTTTTTAAGGGAACTGATGGAATAACTTTGCTCTAATAAATGAATAAAGCGGAGAAGCATAAACGCGATTAAGCGACAATAATTTACAATAGTAATGCAATAACATATTAAAACGGCAGAACATTTGATAAATAAAGCATTAAAAACAAATGAACGATTGTAAAAATTCAAAAAATACATAAATTTACACCTTACATATTGTTGCGGAATAATTAATTTCGATGGTATAGTTAGAAAAGTTTAAAATTAGTTTGCTTGTTTTTGGCAGTAAGTGGGGGGATAGTTCTATCAACGGCCGAACAGGTTTGAGTTGATTCAAATGGCATAGATGGGGGATCATTACACGCATCGGGCTTTTTGTGTAACCAAGACCAGAGTACTACTAGTGCTTCTCGGAGGAAGATGGAGCTATTACAAAAAATTTAGGAGGAAAGACATGAAATCGAAGAAGTTTGCATTTACACTTGTTTCCGTAATCTTGATTTTTTCGGTCATTGCGACTGCATGCGGATCCAAGGACAGCGGCAGCGGCGGCAGCAAAACTGAGTTTCGCATGAACATCGGCTCGGAACCGCCATCTCTTGACCCGGCGCAAGTACAAGACAATGTATCGTCTACAGTTGTAAACGGTTTGTTCGAAGGCTTGACTCGCAAAGATGCTGACGGCAAAGTAGTTCCAGGCGTAGCTGAATCCTGGGATGTGTCGGAAGACGGCCTGACTTATACGTTCCACCTTCGTGATTCCAAGTGGAGCAATGGCGATCCTGTAACCGCAGGCGACTTCGAATATGCTTGGAAACGTGCTCTTGATCCAAACCTGAAGCCGCAGCCATCGGCATATGCTTACCAGCTGTACTACTTGAAAGGCGCTGAAGATTACAACCTGAACGGCGGTTCGGTTGATAATGTCGGCGTTAAAGCTACAGACGACAAAACGCTCGTAGTTACGCTGAACGCTCCAACTCCATACTTCGACAGCCTTGTAGGCTTCTATACCTACTACCCGGTTCATCCGTCTGTAAAAGACAACGAAGCGTGGGCTGCTGATGCCAAAACAATTATCGGCAACGGTCCTTTCAAAATGGGCGACTGGCAAAAAAACAACTCGATTTCGATCGTGAAAAACGACAACTACTATGCAGCAGACGAAATCAAGTTTACAAAAGTAACGTTCTCCGAAGTGCTTGACTCCGCTACAGAGCTGAGCATGTACGAAACCGATCAGCTTGACTGGGCTGGTAAACCGGTTGGTTCCATCCCTACAGATCAACTGGAAACATTGAAACAAACACATAAAGATGAGCTGACGATTTCTCCATCGGCTAACCTGTACTACTACCTGTTCAACACAACGGTTAAACCTTTCGACAACGTGAAGATCCGTAAGGCGCTTACGCTTGCCATTAACCGTCAAGATATCGTTGACAACGTAACAAAAGAAGGACAAGTTCCGGCTTACGGCCTTGTACCTCCAGGCATTAACATCGGCGACGAAGAATACCGCTCGAAAGTTAGCGGCGACTTCTTCAAAGAAGATGTAGAAGAAGCTAAGAAATTGCTGGCTGAAGGCCTGCAAGAAGAAGGCCTCAGCAAAATGCCTACAATTAAACTGGCATATAACACAAACGATGCGCACAAAAAGATTGCAGAAGCACTGGCTGAAATGTGGCGTACGAACCTCGGAGTGGACACTTCGATCGAGAACCAAGAATGGGGCGTATTCCTCGACAACCGTAACTCTTTGAACTATGAAGTGGCACGCGGCGGTTGGGGCGCTGACTACAACGACCCTATGACGTTCATCGATCTGTTCACATCGAAGAGCGGTAACAACAACACTGGTTTTGCTAACCCTGAGTATGACGCTCTCGTTAAGAAAGCTTACAGTACAGCTGACCAAGCAGTCCGTCTTCAAGCAATGTCCGACGCTGAAAAAATCCTGATGGATGAAATGCCGATTGCTCCAGTTTACTACTACACGAACGTGTACATGGTTAAACCAGGTTTCAAAGGCATTACGATGGACTATAAAGGCGATATCGATTACAGCCGCGGCTACTACGAAGGTAAGTAATAGCGTAAGGTTGACTGGGATATATGCGGAGATTCTGCATATATCCCCTTTCTCTTTTCAGGTAAACAATTGCTCAATAATTCCATTTGAAGTAAGGAGGTGCCGTCGCGGATGACGCGTTACGTCATAAAGAAGTTTGTATTCATGTTGGTCGCATTGTTTGTACTTGCGTCAGCTACGTTTTTTCTCATGAAAGCTATTCCAGGCAATCCGTTTCAATCGGAGAAGAACGTGCCTCCTGCCATTCAGGAGAGATTGTTTGATATGTACGGCTTAAACGATCCGCTGTGGCAGCAATACTTGCATTACTTGAACAACCTGATTCATTTTGATCTTGGTATGTCCATGAAGCAAAATTATGTTACTGTAACCAGCATCATTTCTTCTGGATTCTCGTATTCTCTTCAGCTTGGCCTTGTGGCTATTATTTTCTCAGTTGCGGTAGGCGTGTTGCTTGGCATTATCGCAGCGCTTAATCATCGAAAATTTCTGGACAGCTTTACCATTTTTATAGCAGTGCTTGGTGTATCCATCCCTAACTTTGTAGTTGGCTCGTTGTTGCAGTTTATTTTCGGGGTTAAACTCCGCTGGTTCCACGTTGCAGGCTTGAACGATTGGACGGATTTTGTTATGCCGGTTATTGCCCTGGCGTTTTTGCCGATGGCTTTTATCGCCCGTTTGACACGCTCCAGCATGCTGGAGGTATTGACGGCTGACTATATTAAAACGGCACGTTCGAAAGGCCTCGCCGGCCGTGTTATTTTGGTGCGGCACGCTTTGCGTAATGCGATTATGCCGGTTGTCACGTATATAGGTCCTATGACGGCTAACATTATTACGGGTTCCGTCGTTGTCGAGCAAATTTTCGGCATTGGCGGTCTTGGCAAGTTTTTTGTCAACAGTATCACCAACCGCGACTATACGCTCATTATGGGCTTAACTTTATTTTACGCCATCATTCTGATGGTAGCGCGTTTCTTGACGGACGTCGCTTACGGTTTTATTGATCCGCGTATTAAATTGAGCAGGAAGGGGGGCTGACCATGTCGGAAAAAGCATTCCAGCCCGGCGATTTTGTCAAGCTGAATAAAGACGAGACGAAATCGGAAGTCATCGTCCGCGAAAGTATTTCCGCTTGGAAGGACGCGTGGCTCCGTCTTCGTTCCAATAAGATGGCGATGGTCAGCCTCGCGATTTTGGTTGTTATTATTTTGCTGGCGATTTTCGGCCAAATGATGACGTCTTACGATTACCGTACGAACGATCTGAAGCATACGAACATGGCGCCTAACGGCGATCACTGGTTCGGTACGGACGATCTGGGCCGCGATATGTTTGCCCGGACGTGGATGGGCGCAGGCATCTCGCTGCAGGTTGGTATTTATGCGGCGCTTGTCGACTTGTTTGTTGGTGTTATTATCGGCGGTATCATGGGTTACTATGGCGGCCGTATTGATGAAATTTTGAACCGGATTTGCGAAATTTTATATTCGATTCCTAGCTTGCTGATTGTTATTTTGCTGACGGTTGTATTCCAGCCAAGCATGGGCACGATTATTTTGGCGTTAAGTATTACCGGGTGGATCAATATGGCATGGATTGTCCGCGGGCAAATCATGCAGCTGAAAAACCAGGAGTATGTGCTCGCTTCGCGCTCTTTGGGCGCAGGCACTGGACGGATATTGTTCCGTCACCTTGTACCGAACGCAATTGGCCCGATTGTCGTAACAATTACGATGACCGTTCCGAATGCGATTTTTGCAGAGGCATTCCTGAGCTTCCTGGGTCTCGGCGTTCAATCGCCGGCCGCTTCGCTTGGTACGCTGATCAATGACGCGTTGAAAGCAATGACGGTATTCCCATGGCGGATGTGGATTCCTGCCCTTGTCATCAGCTTGACCATGCTTTGCTTCAATATCTTTGGTGACGGCTTGCGCGATGCGCTTGACCCGAAAATGAAAAAATAGGAGGTGGCAGCCCATGGAACGAATTTTGGATGTCAATGACCTTCGTGTTAACTTTAAAGTTCGCGGCGGTGTCGTACAAGCGGTCCGCGGTGTCACTTTTCATGTCAATAAAGGAGAAGCGGTCGCAATTGTCGGCGAGTCCGGCTGCGGTAAAAGTGTTACTGCGCAATCGCTGATGCGCCTTATTCCTTCTCCGCCTGCTCAAATGTCCGGAAGCATCAACTTCAAAGGGCAAGAAATTTTGAGCAAAACGGATAAACAAATGGAAGATATTCGCGGTAAAGAGATGGGCATGATTTTCCAAGACCCGATGACTTCCCTGAATCCGACGATGACGATCGGCCGTCAAATTATGGAGGGCCTGATCAAGCACCAAGGTTTGAGCAGCGAAGCTGCGAAGAAACGCGCTGTCGAAATGCTGTCCCTGGTTGGCATTCCGAACCCGGCTTCGCGCGTGAAGCAATACCCGCATGAATTTTCCGGCGGTATGCGCCAGCGCGCCATGATCGCGATTGCGCTTGCGTGCAACCCTTCGCTCCTGATTGCCGACGAACCAACGACGGCGCTGGACGTGACGATTCAGGCGCAAATTCTCGAGGTTATGAAAAACCTGCAAAAGCAGTTTGGCACCTCGATCATTTTGATTACGCATGACCTTGGCGTTGTAGCCGATATGTGCGACCGCGTTATTGTTATGTATGCAGGCAAAGTAGTAGAGACGGGCACGAAATGGGAAATTTTCAAAAACCCTCAGCATCCTTACACCAAAGGTTTGCTTCGTTCCGTACCACGTCTGGACCAAAAGAAAGACGAGCCGCTTGTGCCGATTTTCGGCACACCGCCGGATTTGATCAAACCGCCGGTTGGCTGCAGCTTCTGCGCACGCTGTGATTACGCAATGAAAGTGTGCCTGACGAACGATCCGGAGCTTGAGTCCGTAGACGGCGGATCGCATGCTGCAAGCTGCTGGTTGTCCCATCCGCTTGCGAAAGGGGTATCCGTATGAGCGAGCCATTAGTGCAGATTAATAATCTGAAGAAGTTTTTTAATCTCGGCGGCGGCAATGTGCTGCAAGCCGTTAACGATATCAGCTTTGCGATTGAAAAAGGCGAAACCGTCGGCGTCGTCGGGGAGTCCGGCTGCGGCAAATCGACAGCGGGCCGTACGATTATGCGGCTGTACGAGCCGACGGCAGGCAACGTTATTTTTGACGGCGAAGACATTTACAAGTTGAAGGGCGCTAAGCTGAAAGCATTGCGCCGCAATATGCAAATGATTTTCCAGGATCCTTACGCATCGCTGAACCCGCGGATGACAGTTACGGATATCATTGGCGAAGCGCTTGATATTCATAAGCTTGCCGGAAGCCGTTCCGAACGCAAACGCAAAGTGGAAGATCTGCTGGACCTTGTTGGCCTCAATCCGGACCATGCGACGCGTTATCCGCATGAATTCTCCGGCGGCCAGCGCCAGCGTATCGGCATCGCCCGCGCGTTAGCGGTGGATCCGAAGTTTATCGTGGCGGACGAGCCGATCTCCGCGCTCGACGTTTCGATTCAGGCGCAGGTGGTCAACCTGCTTCAGGATTTGCAGAAAAAAATGGGCCTGACGTATTTGTTTATCGCCCATGACCTGTCGATGGTCAAACACATCTCTAACCGCGTAGCGGTTATGTATCTCGGTAAAGTGGTTGAGCTTGCGGAAAGCAGCGAGCTGTACGCAAACCCTGCGCATCCTTATACGAGAGCGCTGCTGTCGGCCAATCCGATTCCGGATCCGGAAATCGAATCGACCCGCCAGCGGATCGTGCTGCAGGGCGACCTGCCAAGCCCGATCAACCCGCCGAGCGGCTGCCCGTTCCGCACACGCTGCCCAATGGCAACGGAACTGTGCGCAAAAGAAGTTCCGCCGGTTGTTGAAGTGAAAAAAGGCCATCTGTCCGCTTGCCACTACGCATCGGCTTAACGGCCGCCATGTGCCCGGGAAAGCGGCAATAGAGAAGGGGCCAAACAAGGAATGCCTTGTTTGGCCCCTTTTTTTGCGCCATCATGTTTCGGCAGAATAGGCTTTATTTTGCATAAGGCTGCGCTGAAAACGACAAACTTGGAAAACATAAACTCGGGATGCAACGCTCAGTTAACGATGATATAATATAACGGACTGTGGGCAGGGCCGTCCATTGTTGATCTAGCGCGGCCCGAGCAAATAAAGCGGTACAGGAGGAACACGCCCCATGAACAGACTGGTCATATGCGACCATCCATTAATTCAGCATAAGCTGACATTTATACGGGACAAAAATACAAATACGAAAGATTTTCGCGAATTGGTTGATGAAGTCGCTACTTTAATGGCTTACGAAATTACGCGCGAAATGCCGCTTGATACGATCAAAGTGCAAACGCCGATCATGGAAACGGACTCGAAGGTGCTGGCCGGGCGCATGCTCGGGCTTATCCCGATTTTGCGTGCGGGCCTTGGAATGGTCGAAGGCATCTTGAAGCTCATTCCGGCAGCGAAGGTAGGCCATATCGGACTCTCCCGCGATCACGACACGCTGCAGCCGGTAGAGTACTATATTAACTTGCCTACGGATGCGCAAAACCGCCAGCTGATCGTGATCGATCCGATGCTGGCGACCGGGGGTTCGGCTATTGCAGCCATTAATTCGCTTAAAAAGCGGGGCTGTGAGCAGATCAAAATGATGTGCCTCATTGCTGCGCCGGAGGGCGTCAAAGCGCTTCATGAAGCGCATCCGGAAGTGGACATCTATGTGGCTGCGCTGGATGAGCGGCTGA encodes the following:
- a CDS encoding TIGR01440 family protein — its product is MATSLISHQVETIVRELAEAGGLKAGQLLVIGTSTSEVNGGRIGTSGSGDVAQQIFDGVEAARQRIGFYPVYQCCEHLNRALVLEREAAERYGLELVSAVPVPKAGGSMASYAYRHLPNACLAETVQAHAGIDIGDTFIGMHLKRVAVPVRPSILEIGKAHVTMAYTRPKLIGGERAVYKLEELSQNPDQPGACD
- the glyA gene encoding serine hydroxymethyltransferase; this encodes MENLRNQDPEVLKAMGLELQRQRDNIELIASENIVSEAVMEAMGSVLTNKYAEGYPGKRYYGGCEHVDIVENIARDRAKDIFGAEHANVQPHSGAQANLAVYLAALKPGDTVLGMNLAHGGHLTHGSPVNASGLLYNFVAYGVNENTFTIDYEEVRKAAFKHRPRLIVAGASAYPRIIDFEKLGQIAQDVGALFMVDMAHIAGLVAAGLHPSPVPHAHFVTTTTHKTLRGPRGGMILCRQPWAQAIDKAVFPGTQGGPLMHVIASKAVAFGEVLQPSFKTYAQNVINNAKALADGLTEQGINLVSGGTDNHLMLVDLRNLNITGKDAEHVLDSVQITVNKNAIPFDTTSPFITSGIRIGTPAATSRGMDEKAMKTIAEIIAMTLKNPKDEAVLAKARGMVSDLTAQYPLYPKLNY
- a CDS encoding peptide ABC transporter substrate-binding protein, with the translated sequence MKSKKFAFTLVSVILIFSVIATACGSKDSGSGGSKTEFRMNIGSEPPSLDPAQVQDNVSSTVVNGLFEGLTRKDADGKVVPGVAESWDVSEDGLTYTFHLRDSKWSNGDPVTAGDFEYAWKRALDPNLKPQPSAYAYQLYYLKGAEDYNLNGGSVDNVGVKATDDKTLVVTLNAPTPYFDSLVGFYTYYPVHPSVKDNEAWAADAKTIIGNGPFKMGDWQKNNSISIVKNDNYYAADEIKFTKVTFSEVLDSATELSMYETDQLDWAGKPVGSIPTDQLETLKQTHKDELTISPSANLYYYLFNTTVKPFDNVKIRKALTLAINRQDIVDNVTKEGQVPAYGLVPPGINIGDEEYRSKVSGDFFKEDVEEAKKLLAEGLQEEGLSKMPTIKLAYNTNDAHKKIAEALAEMWRTNLGVDTSIENQEWGVFLDNRNSLNYEVARGGWGADYNDPMTFIDLFTSKSGNNNTGFANPEYDALVKKAYSTADQAVRLQAMSDAEKILMDEMPIAPVYYYTNVYMVKPGFKGITMDYKGDIDYSRGYYEGK
- a CDS encoding ABC transporter permease; this translates as MTRYVIKKFVFMLVALFVLASATFFLMKAIPGNPFQSEKNVPPAIQERLFDMYGLNDPLWQQYLHYLNNLIHFDLGMSMKQNYVTVTSIISSGFSYSLQLGLVAIIFSVAVGVLLGIIAALNHRKFLDSFTIFIAVLGVSIPNFVVGSLLQFIFGVKLRWFHVAGLNDWTDFVMPVIALAFLPMAFIARLTRSSMLEVLTADYIKTARSKGLAGRVILVRHALRNAIMPVVTYIGPMTANIITGSVVVEQIFGIGGLGKFFVNSITNRDYTLIMGLTLFYAIILMVARFLTDVAYGFIDPRIKLSRKGG
- a CDS encoding ABC transporter permease, translating into MSEKAFQPGDFVKLNKDETKSEVIVRESISAWKDAWLRLRSNKMAMVSLAILVVIILLAIFGQMMTSYDYRTNDLKHTNMAPNGDHWFGTDDLGRDMFARTWMGAGISLQVGIYAALVDLFVGVIIGGIMGYYGGRIDEILNRICEILYSIPSLLIVILLTVVFQPSMGTIILALSITGWINMAWIVRGQIMQLKNQEYVLASRSLGAGTGRILFRHLVPNAIGPIVVTITMTVPNAIFAEAFLSFLGLGVQSPAASLGTLINDALKAMTVFPWRMWIPALVISLTMLCFNIFGDGLRDALDPKMKK
- a CDS encoding ABC transporter ATP-binding protein → MERILDVNDLRVNFKVRGGVVQAVRGVTFHVNKGEAVAIVGESGCGKSVTAQSLMRLIPSPPAQMSGSINFKGQEILSKTDKQMEDIRGKEMGMIFQDPMTSLNPTMTIGRQIMEGLIKHQGLSSEAAKKRAVEMLSLVGIPNPASRVKQYPHEFSGGMRQRAMIAIALACNPSLLIADEPTTALDVTIQAQILEVMKNLQKQFGTSIILITHDLGVVADMCDRVIVMYAGKVVETGTKWEIFKNPQHPYTKGLLRSVPRLDQKKDEPLVPIFGTPPDLIKPPVGCSFCARCDYAMKVCLTNDPELESVDGGSHAASCWLSHPLAKGVSV
- a CDS encoding ABC transporter ATP-binding protein; its protein translation is MSEPLVQINNLKKFFNLGGGNVLQAVNDISFAIEKGETVGVVGESGCGKSTAGRTIMRLYEPTAGNVIFDGEDIYKLKGAKLKALRRNMQMIFQDPYASLNPRMTVTDIIGEALDIHKLAGSRSERKRKVEDLLDLVGLNPDHATRYPHEFSGGQRQRIGIARALAVDPKFIVADEPISALDVSIQAQVVNLLQDLQKKMGLTYLFIAHDLSMVKHISNRVAVMYLGKVVELAESSELYANPAHPYTRALLSANPIPDPEIESTRQRIVLQGDLPSPINPPSGCPFRTRCPMATELCAKEVPPVVEVKKGHLSACHYASA
- the upp gene encoding uracil phosphoribosyltransferase, with protein sequence MNRLVICDHPLIQHKLTFIRDKNTNTKDFRELVDEVATLMAYEITREMPLDTIKVQTPIMETDSKVLAGRMLGLIPILRAGLGMVEGILKLIPAAKVGHIGLSRDHDTLQPVEYYINLPTDAQNRQLIVIDPMLATGGSAIAAINSLKKRGCEQIKMMCLIAAPEGVKALHEAHPEVDIYVAALDERLNEKGYIIPGLGDAGDRMFGTN